Within Phaeodactylum tricornutum CCAP 1055/1 chromosome 15, whole genome shotgun sequence, the genomic segment TCAAGGCACCAGCGAGTGCTTCCCAATCTTCCTTGCGCCATTCCATTCCGCTGGGAATAAAAGTAAGCTTTTCGAGATTACGAAAGTGCCACAGCATAGTAGGAACTGCCTGGACATGTGTAAGCGGATCGCCACGAATAATTAGGTCTACGACACTGTGATTCATGGACCGAAAAGCAACTAGAAAAAGCATCCAAGTCTTCGCACAAAACTTTTCGTTGGTCAGTTGAATATCAATTCGTTTGCAAGATGATCCAGCCAGAGCTAGATTACGTGCCATACTCTCGGCAACATCGTAGTCTACACTGGACATTATGCGAAGAGTTTCGAATCTGAAATGGTCAAACGAAGCCTGGCAATGCCCCAATGGAGGGCCAAATCCCGCTTTACAATTACTGTCTTGGACGTCACCGAAcatttgctttgttttcgtttgctGACACGACTGTGTGCAATTGCGCTAGAAAGAACGAATATGAAGGACTGAGGAAACTAACTCCGCACCCAGATAGCCGACTCCCTTGTCTTTGGTCATTGGCGCTGACCCGTGGACGTTGTTCATGAAAACCGGCTTAGAACAGACTTTCGTTCCTTACTACTTTGGCGAAACCTCACTTTTAACACCCTCTACATGGTCAAACTCTTGATTCTTCTTACCTTCCGTTCAAAGGGATCAGTGGAAATATGTGCGTTTCGAATAGTCGCGTCGTCATTTTTGTGGCACCTTTTTCTGCTAGCAAAACCCGCGAAATATCGCTCGGTTACGTGGGTGAAAAAGAGGATCCCTAACAAACTTAGGCGTCCGTACTTCCGATTGGCAGAAATTGTAAAAATGaagttaactgtaagaaaaaGTACGCACTGCCCTGCCCTGCCCACCCATGACGCAGTCAACCAAACTAATCAATACCAACTATatgcctcacagtcagtgaaatTCTAGTCAGGCGGCTGGTGACAATGACTGTCCGTTTGACTTGACGCGTCTGTGGGAAGAATTTCAAAAAAGTGACTACCAGTACCTTTAATACTTTCTGCTCCATGCCACAAGTACGATAGTTTTCAACCCCAACACTTTTCAGTACTAACAGAATTCAGCAGGAAGGGTTTTCCTTTATTATAGCCTGGGACTTTCGTCAACCCGCAAAAATGTAAGCAAGAGTACAACGCGGTGTAGGAGGTGAGCGTAAAACAAAGAATCCTCTCTTTACAGCTTCACAACATTAACTGTATGTGAGAATTTATCACCCTTTCCCCAATATCTGTAGGTAGGGGAGACGTTGAAATTTTTGGCAAGTAGCGAAAATGGACGGTGTAGAGGAGAGGACCGGCCAAGGGCACTCAACACGAGGGAAATATTCGCTCTTTTGCTTATGCAGCAAGTAATCATGCAGAGGTATGGTCTGAATAACAGTGAGTcggtttttttttttcggcGAAAGCGAGGTCAACATTTTTAGACCGCATGCCGTACTTGAAACAAGAGCAGCAAAAATGTATCCCTACAGTCAATTAACCAAGCTTCTAAGAGTCTTAACTCTATAGAGTCGAGCTTTTCTAGTACGAAGTTGCTGATTTTCCAAGTTTTTCGTCGCCCCCAGAGTTTTTGAGGCGTTCATCAGTCGCATCAATCATATTAAAAAATCCAATCTCCTCTTCCTGTAAAGGGGAACCATTGTCCGCCTCGTGTACTACTCCGGTAATACCGACACAAGCACCTACCTGCGTCATTTCGCCGCTAAAGGTACGTTCCGTCTGAAAATCGAAGGAACCCATGTCGGTGCCGTCCCTACCCGTTTGGTATTTGCGCTTGATAACCATGGTAAAATCGTTGGTGCCCGGCTTAACTTGCCAAGATCCGACGGCTTCGGTCCATATCGGACCATCTGTATCGCCAAACTCCACCGTCCGATCACCTTTGAGGTATAGCTCTGTGGTGCAGTTTTCCTTGTCTTCCATCTCTTCCAATTGGTAATATTTGTCTTCGCAGCGAATAGCGAATAGCTTCATACTTCGCGCATCTCGAGACTGCACGTCAAAAACAATCGTGATAGGAGAAAATTCAACGTTGAGTTATATATTCGACAGTGACAATCAACGCCAGCGTATGGTGTTCGCGCTTCAAAAGGAAACAAGTGTGCTGGTCGTTTTACTACACCAACCGACACTCTCGCAATCTCAGGTGGATCAGCGAAAGCCAGCAGGCCTTTCGAGCCATATCAGCAAAGGTTACATTCGATCTAATACATATCTCACAAACTTGATAACTTACGGTAAAGCGATGCTGAGCGATGGCCCTTGAAGAGACAACCCCAAATCCTGACACGACAGACATCGTACCGATCAGGAGAGCAGAAATTATAAAGCGCAACATTTTATGCAACGGTTCCAGGCGGAATAGTAAAGGATCAGGCACCAAAGTagagctgttgctgttgtcgttggtCTGCTTTACTTTCAGTACAATGTAAGAACGAATATCTTTACATTCAGTGTCCAGACTCGAGTAGACGAAATTGGGATCACCGCgaatctcactgtcaagttcCAAAACCCACCACCACTTGAAGTCACGTGTCCACGATCCACAATTCTGACGTCATGCATTGAAATTCCGCGCCAGAAACTTTCGCCTATTTTTGCTCACAGTGAGGGGTGTAGAATTAGGGCTGGCCATGAGGGACGCTAACCGCACCACGTTGTCGCAGACTAACAGGAATAGTTGCCAAGCACTAACGGACTGCATCCTAGCCTGCCGGTAGGCATTGGCATCTACTTAAACTGTTTGCCCTATTCTTGGCAAAGAGTGACTATTCTGAGGTTATATCATCCTCTTTCATCAGTTTTTGCCGAGGTGTACAAAGAAAGCCAATTCAGTTTATATGCCTCGGTGCGGTCGAGATTGAAAACGAATAAAACCGTTCCTTCCTTAGATGTCCCAGTGGAGATACTGCAGTTCAATGCCACGCGAGCCACGAACTTGTGCAAAAACTTGAAGACCTGCTCTACAATGTATGTCTTGTACTTCGCGTCAGGGTCTTGGCGAATTATACTGGGCCCGATACTAGGAATACTGGGATAGATTTTCTATGTCAGGACAGGGCTGCATAAACTCACGATTTGCCATTGCTCCTACTGTCCGGCGAAATTGCTTTCTCTAGCATTTTTAAAGTGGTATGTCGTCTACGGACGCATGCCAGTAAAGACAACAGTAAGGAAGACAAGCACGGATACGGGGTTGTTCGCACCGAAAACCTCATAAAACGATACAGTCGAAAAAAATATGAGTAGTATGAGTATCTTAGCAACCTTGTGGGGATTGCGATGTAAGTAGATGTTATTGTTGACGGTCCGGGCGACCGAGCTGCAGAAGCGGCGTATTGAGACGGACTTGTACATTTTTGCCGCGGGTTCGGACGTCAAAGACTGCCGCCGCGGTGGGGGGCTTGACGGCCCCTACGATCTTGCCTAGAATGGGAGGATAGGGACACCACTCTCCCCGGACCTGGCCCGACCCGAGGGCAAATGCTGTCTTGTGCAACGGGCAAACAATGCAATCTTCGCAACCATCCTTCTGAAGTATCGAGCTGACTTCGAGTTCGGTAAAAAAGCCACTGTCGGGGCCTTTACTGTTGGAAACATCCGTTTCGGAGTACGACTCTATAAAACTTGTCGTGGACTCTTCCACGGGTAATCGCACGAGTTTGCCCGTCTCGAGTGGCGTCCCCAAATGGGGACACGAATTGGCCAGGCAGTACAAGGTCCGTCCGTCCGCGGCCGCGATAACGAGTAAATCCAAGCCCGCCACGGTGACGGGTACCATTTCACCAGGGGAAATGCGGGTTTTCGGAAAAACATCGAACCATTCTTCGTCAGCACCTTTCGATTTTCCACCGGTACCGTCGCTTCCGTCTCCACCGAAACTGAAGGACTGTATGTAGTTTTGCAGAACCGATAATGGATTGGTGGAGTTCTTACCTCCCAACGCCACAACGTTTTCGTCGGATGACGATGTGTTGTTACGAGAGGAAAAGACGCCCAAGATCCGAGTCATTGCGCTCTTTTTTGAGTCGTCTGAATCTTCATCCGCCCCCGGTGTCGCTTTCTTCGTGTCGGTGTAGTTAAAGAGACTTTGCCATCGACCCGCAGTGCCGGCTAGGAAACCATCGACACTCGATTGCGATTCTTTGGATTCCCGCTGCCGCACGTTGGAAGCTTTGGTCAAGCTTTGACTTTTACTGACCCTTTTGGAAACACTTATTGTCTTCTTTGGGGCAGTTTTCTGGCGCTTGCTGTTTTGTCGGGCGACTTCCTTTTCAACCACGTCGTTCCCGCTCTTGGGAAACAAATTACGAAACAGTCCTCCGGAAGACTTCTCGGGCTGTACTGGTTCCGGTATCGGTGCTGGTTCTCGTGTAAACAAGCGTTTGACTCGACTCCCGAGTCGCTCGGACGAGTCCTCGTCGTTACTGCGAcggctgtcgtcgtcgtcgatttCCGACCTTCGCCGTCGTTTGCGGGACGGATCTTTCGCGTCACAGCGAGTCAGTGGACGCCGACGAATGGATCGTGTCGTGAATCGTGTCCGCACGCCGCCAATATTGTAAAAGGTTGGCGTAGTGGGGGTCTCGGACCAGTGTCGTTGTCGTATGGGGGGACAATCCGGTGGCGCCAGTGACCGTGGCACAGATTGTCTACGGAAAGTCTGCGGACTACCAGTCAACCAAGCGTCCGCTACCATGGTAGATACGACGATATAGAGAACGAACACACGCATATATTTATAGAGAGAGAGGAAACCAATTCCGAGAGTCTTTTGGACTATATCAAGCAATGGCTTGTCCATTCCACCGGCGGGGAAGGAAATTGGGAATCCCTGGGGGATGGTTCGAAATCACATCGGATGGGACGGCCAGGGGGATCTCTCCCTATTTCCCTCTGGACGTACGGTGCGGGGGTTCCCACGAAGTGGTGTGTGTCACAAAGGCGCGCGTCGGGGAAGATCCATCCGTCGTTGACTTGGGGAATCATCAGTCACATGTGACGTGGAAGACGAATGGAATCGCTGGCGCGCCCAGTACTCAGATTTTTATATCAACGGCGTCCGTCCGGCGCCAGATTCCGACGGACCAACGGACGGACCGCGTCCGAGGAAAACATCCCCCAATGGCACACAAGCCCTATTCAGCTTTTGATTGTTTTTCGACAGGCACAGTCTGGCTCCGTATTGGCGTGGGTCACTTCCCGTGATACTCTCGTACCATTGCGCACGTATGACACCGCGGAGAACGAACGGGTCGGCACACCGACCAGGAAGCTGGTGCTTCATTCGTGTtgcggtggtggtgttggtcGTTGGCCGGAGCACGCCGTGGGTGGGGCCCGTGACGGCAACGGCAGCCTTTACGGTCGCACGCTTCGCTCCGCAGCGTACCAGGAACGCACCGTTGACGTCACGGACGTACACGCCGAACGTGCCGTCGTATGCCACGGCGAGCCCAACTTCCGTGGATCCTTCCCACACCGTCGTTACCGAAGCTCCACCAGGATGGTTTCCGACTCAGATTCAAAGCACGGTGGACTACGATGCCATTGTCTCGCGCTTGTATCTGCGTCACATTGTGACCGAGACGCAAAGCGTTGCCAACCTTGCTGTCCAGCAGTACATGCAAGCCTTGCGTCAAGAAGTCCCGATCTTGTCGGACGAAGACCAGCATCAAGGGAAGAATCACAACGATCCTTTTGCGCAACTAGCGACTCTCATGTCGGCGTGTGCCGTCACCCGACACGAAGGAGGCAAGATTGGTTGGATGGCGAACGAAGCGGGAGACGAACTCGAAATCTTTCC encodes:
- a CDS encoding predicted protein; the protein is MRVFVLYIVVSTMVADAWLTGSPQTFRRQSVPRSLAPPDCPPIRQRHWSETPTTPTFYNIGGVRTRFTTRSIRRRPLTRCDAKDPSRKRRRRSEIDDDDSRRSNDEDSSERLGSRVKRLFTREPAPIPEPVQPEKSSGGLFRNLFPKSGNDVVEKEVARQNSKRQKTAPKKTISVSKRVSKSQSLTKASNVRQRESKESQSSVDGFLAGTAGRWQSLFNYTDTKKATPGADEDSDDSKKSAMTRILGVFSSRNNTSSSDENVVALGGKNSTNPLSVLQNYIQSFSFGGDGSDGTGGKSKGADEEWFDVFPKTRISPGEMVPVTVAGLDLLVIAAADGRTLYCLANSCPHLGTPLETGKLVRLPVEESTTSFIESYSETDVSNSKGPDSGFFTELEVSSILQKDGCEDCIVCPLHKTAFALGSGQVRGEWCPYPPILGKIVGAVKPPTAAAVFDVRTRGKNVQVRLNTPLLQLGRPDRQQ
- a CDS encoding predicted protein → MLRFIISALLIGTMSVVSGFGVVSSRAIAQHRFTSRDARSMKLFAIRCEDKYYQLEEMEDKENCTTELYLKGDRTVEFGDTDGPIWTEAVGSWQVKPGTNDFTMVIKRKYQTGRDGTDMGSFDFQTERTFSGEMTQVGACVGITGVVHEADNGSPLQEEEIGFFNMIDATDERLKNSGGDEKLGKSATSY